Proteins co-encoded in one Kutzneria chonburiensis genomic window:
- a CDS encoding alpha/beta hydrolase: MARRKPLTAKQALTELSRPGPHGVRRGDLALVGLPGTLFTPRGGHGLPAVAFGHGWLQPPHRYLGLFRHLASWGVVVAAPATHRGPLASARLFAGDLRTALDVVSGVRLGDGDIGVDAEKLALGGHGAGGGAAVLAAAEDERVRGVFTVAASETMPSAVDAARLCLMPAVHLAAEEDLISPPVGHAEAIAQNWGGPVQTRTIPGANHLGFTEGRHWSELLLSGRGEAKTQTVAKAVITAFLLRQLNGDRTYDELLYGDVKRAPVTYQRAGRTTTARTRG, from the coding sequence CTCACCGAGCTCAGCCGGCCCGGTCCGCACGGCGTGCGGCGCGGCGACCTGGCCCTGGTCGGGCTGCCCGGCACCCTGTTCACTCCGCGCGGCGGCCACGGTCTGCCGGCGGTGGCGTTCGGGCACGGCTGGCTTCAGCCCCCGCACCGGTACCTCGGGCTGTTTCGGCACCTCGCGTCGTGGGGCGTGGTGGTCGCGGCGCCGGCGACGCATCGAGGCCCGCTGGCCTCGGCCCGGCTGTTCGCGGGGGACCTGCGCACGGCGCTGGACGTGGTCTCGGGTGTGCGGCTCGGCGACGGCGACATCGGTGTGGACGCCGAAAAACTGGCCCTCGGCGGGCATGGTGCCGGCGGCGGCGCGGCCGTGCTGGCGGCGGCCGAAGACGAGCGGGTACGCGGCGTTTTCACTGTCGCCGCTTCGGAAACGATGCCGTCGGCGGTCGACGCGGCTCGGCTGTGTCTGATGCCGGCGGTGCACCTGGCGGCCGAGGAAGACCTGATCTCGCCGCCGGTCGGCCACGCCGAGGCCATCGCCCAGAACTGGGGCGGGCCGGTGCAGACGCGGACCATTCCCGGCGCCAACCACCTCGGTTTCACCGAAGGGCGGCACTGGAGCGAACTGCTGCTGAGCGGCCGCGGCGAGGCCAAGACGCAGACCGTGGCCAAGGCGGTCATCACGGCGTTTCTGTTGCGGCAGTTGAACGGCGACCGCACCTACGACGAGCTGCTGTACGGCGACGTGAAGCGAGCACCCGTCACGTACCAGCGTGCGGGCCGTACGACGACGGCCCGCACGCGGGGCTAG